In a single window of the Holophagales bacterium genome:
- a CDS encoding transposase, whose product MWHVTSRGNERREVFLDDADRREFLQLLGRSVELFGWKLHAWVLMGNHYHLLVGTPEATLSRGMRQLNGDYAQHFNRRHGRDGHVFQGRFKAILVQRDAHLLEVSRYIVRNPVGAGLVASAGDWPWSSFRATAGLESTPEWLDTSFLLEQFGSRRATAAAKYREFVLDKDAASYDPWGQVLGQIYLGSASFAEAARAGAKATDEGREVPRRQREPVTPSVEAVIGLFEQAFGLTLAELRQRPRILSLERAILAGALRKHARATLPAIGEALGVEVSRASILARRNAPEGASKDVRKKVAALEKLLSERSA is encoded by the coding sequence CTGTGGCACGTCACCTCACGCGGGAACGAGCGTCGGGAGGTCTTCCTCGACGACGCCGACCGGCGCGAATTCCTGCAGCTCCTCGGCCGCAGCGTCGAGCTCTTCGGCTGGAAGCTCCACGCCTGGGTCCTCATGGGCAATCACTACCACCTCCTCGTGGGAACGCCCGAGGCCACCCTCTCGCGCGGGATGCGCCAGCTCAACGGCGACTACGCCCAGCACTTCAACCGGCGTCACGGGCGCGACGGGCACGTGTTCCAGGGCCGCTTCAAGGCGATCCTCGTCCAGCGCGACGCCCACCTGCTCGAGGTGTCGCGTTACATCGTCCGCAATCCCGTCGGCGCCGGCCTCGTGGCTTCCGCGGGCGACTGGCCGTGGTCCAGCTTCCGGGCGACCGCGGGCCTGGAGAGCACACCCGAGTGGCTCGACACGTCGTTCCTGCTCGAGCAGTTCGGCTCCCGCCGCGCCACGGCCGCGGCGAAGTACCGGGAGTTCGTCCTCGACAAGGACGCCGCCTCCTACGATCCCTGGGGCCAGGTCCTCGGCCAGATCTACCTCGGCTCGGCGTCGTTCGCCGAGGCGGCCCGGGCGGGGGCGAAGGCGACCGACGAAGGCCGCGAGGTGCCCCGGAGGCAGCGCGAGCCCGTTACGCCGTCGGTCGAAGCGGTCATCGGCCTTTTCGAGCAGGCCTTCGGGCTGACCCTCGCCGAGCTGCGTCAGCGTCCGCGAATCCTCTCGCTGGAACGGGCGATCCTGGCGGGCGCACTCAGGAAGCACGCCCGCGCCACGCTCCCGGCCATCGGAGAGGCGCTCGGCGTCGAGGTGTCCCGCGCGTCGATCCTCGCCCGGCGCAACGCGCCCGAAGGGGCGAGCAAGGACGTGCGCAAGAAGGTCGCCGCGCTCGAGAAGCTCCTCTCGGAACGCTCCGCGTAG
- a CDS encoding cob(I)yrinic acid a,c-diamide adenosyltransferase, giving the protein MAIRINRVYTRGGDKGETSLVGGQRIAKDSIRIESYGTVDELNAILGVVRVTNRDLPGASPEVKETLDAILFRLQNELFNLGSDLATLPGDRHPKQPVIEAHHVAFLEATIDDLNSGLPELTSFVLPGGGLVGAHLHQARTVCRRAERLVTTLGRHEAIGDQCLVYLNRLSDLLFVLSRWAAKVRSEPEALWRPE; this is encoded by the coding sequence ATGGCGATCCGGATCAACCGCGTCTACACCCGGGGAGGGGACAAGGGCGAGACGAGCCTCGTCGGCGGCCAGCGCATCGCGAAGGACTCCATCCGGATCGAGAGCTACGGCACCGTGGACGAGCTCAACGCCATCCTGGGCGTCGTCCGCGTCACGAACCGCGACCTCCCCGGCGCCTCGCCCGAGGTGAAGGAGACGCTCGACGCCATCCTCTTCCGCCTCCAGAACGAGCTCTTCAACCTCGGCTCCGACCTCGCCACCCTCCCCGGCGACCGCCACCCGAAGCAGCCCGTCATCGAAGCGCACCACGTCGCGTTCCTCGAGGCGACGATCGACGACCTGAACTCCGGCCTCCCCGAGCTCACGTCGTTCGTCCTCCCCGGAGGAGGCCTCGTCGGAGCCCACCTCCACCAGGCCCGCACGGTCTGCCGCCGCGCCGAGCGCCTCGTCACCACGCTCGGCCGCCACGAGGCGATCGGCGACCAGTGCCTCGTCTACCTCAACCGCCTCTCCGACCTCCTCTTCGTCCTCTCCCGCTGGGCCGCCAAGGTCCGCTCCGAGCCCGAAGCCCTCTGGCGCCCCGAATAG
- a CDS encoding histidinol-phosphatase HisJ family protein, with protein sequence MAVTDYHVHTARCGHAGGATRDYVLHGLSRGLTEIAITDHVPLYFLPGEDPDPGLAMTRAELPGYVEEVLALREEFRGRIDVLLGIEADYAEGHEEELRALLSPYDWDVVLGSVHFVAGGWIDAPGAGARHESEGSANLWNAYYRLVAKAAASGLFDVMTHFDLAKKFGHHRPPECEAAEDAAVEAARAAGVAVEVSSAGLRKPVGEEYPGPKLLTKLVAAGVPLVFSSDSHAPAEVAWGREQAVAAAKAAGATGHATWRGRVRTIHPF encoded by the coding sequence ATGGCCGTAACGGATTACCACGTTCACACCGCACGCTGCGGACACGCGGGCGGCGCGACCCGAGATTACGTCCTCCACGGGCTTTCGCGGGGACTCACCGAGATCGCGATCACCGACCACGTGCCGCTCTACTTCCTCCCCGGCGAGGACCCCGACCCGGGGCTCGCGATGACGCGGGCGGAGCTGCCCGGCTACGTCGAGGAAGTCCTCGCGTTGAGGGAGGAGTTCCGGGGGCGGATCGACGTGCTGCTGGGGATCGAGGCGGACTACGCCGAGGGGCACGAGGAGGAGCTGCGCGCGCTCCTTTCGCCGTACGACTGGGACGTCGTCCTCGGGTCGGTGCACTTCGTCGCCGGCGGGTGGATCGACGCGCCGGGCGCGGGCGCCCGGCACGAGAGCGAGGGGTCGGCGAACCTCTGGAACGCGTATTACAGGCTCGTCGCGAAGGCGGCGGCGTCGGGCCTCTTCGACGTGATGACGCACTTCGACCTGGCGAAGAAGTTCGGGCACCACCGCCCGCCGGAGTGCGAGGCGGCCGAGGACGCCGCGGTGGAGGCGGCGCGCGCCGCGGGAGTGGCGGTGGAAGTCTCGAGCGCGGGGCTGCGCAAGCCCGTGGGCGAGGAGTACCCCGGCCCGAAGCTCCTGACCAAGCTCGTCGCCGCCGGCGTGCCGCTCGTCTTCTCCTCCGACAGCCACGCCCCGGCAGAAGTGGCGTGGGGCCGCGAGCAGGCCGTCGCCGCCGCGAAAGCCGCCGGAGCGACGGGACACGCGACCTGGCGCGGCCGCGTCCGCACCATCCACCCGTTCTAG
- a CDS encoding 6-carboxytetrahydropterin synthase, which produces MLKIRAGGNAGTVSLESPAMLHLSRTIHFNAAHRLFRRDRSEEWNRETYGAASNPAGYGHNYALEISVEGEPDPEHGMVVNLTDLDRLLKEEVDRPLDHRNLNEEIPEFRDTVPTAENLAHWIWDRVDARLRKEAWPCRLAALTLTLTPGFKVELRG; this is translated from the coding sequence ATGCTCAAGATCCGAGCGGGAGGCAACGCGGGCACCGTCTCGCTAGAATCGCCCGCGATGCTCCACCTCTCGCGGACGATCCACTTCAACGCCGCCCACCGTCTCTTCCGCCGCGACCGGTCCGAGGAGTGGAACCGCGAGACCTACGGCGCGGCGTCCAATCCCGCGGGCTACGGACACAACTACGCCCTCGAGATCTCCGTGGAAGGGGAGCCCGACCCCGAGCACGGCATGGTCGTCAACCTCACCGACCTCGACCGCCTCCTCAAGGAAGAGGTCGATCGCCCCCTCGACCACCGCAACCTCAACGAGGAGATCCCCGAGTTCCGCGACACCGTCCCCACGGCCGAGAACCTCGCCCACTGGATCTGGGACCGCGTCGACGCCCGCCTCCGCAAGGAAGCCTGGCCCTGCCGCCTCGCCGCCCTCACCCTCACCCTCACCCCCGGTTTCAAAGTCGAGCTCCGAGGGTAG
- a CDS encoding serine/threonine-protein kinase: MSLPPGSRLGPYEILSAIEAGGMGSVYLGRDTRLMRDVAVKVLPVGMMEDPRAVERFLREARAAAALSHPNIVAIHDVGDAPVNVQGPFGPREVRLRYLVEEYVDGGSLRRVLKGGVRPDLLTISGWAVGIVRALVAAHEKGLIHRDLKPENVLVDSQGNAKIADFGLVRWIYPQTAAPSPKDEAKNGPPTLTHAGFVVGTLGYMSPEQVLGGAIDGRSDLFGLGILLFELVTGSSPFARSSTDAAFDAVLNHTPSPLQSFVSNVPDRLARIVSWCLEKDAAKRPASARELLPHLERLQAELAGSTRASSTGLPRLTEPPGPRGVPPLLWLATAAAVLVAFVAGFAAGRARPDNRPSPSSAAAWTAVPLSLTAEPAMEVTLLPGGRRALLGSGELLDADAGRLRRRALGGTLAGPVVGGSGSAVIGTTEEGIVEVPLPAGTPVRTLVADGLEPCLSPDESQLAFVRRDGSSSELWVARRDGHSPRRVARADTAFWAWPVFTADGASLLFYDVERTGPRAGTGLLFSVRLAEGTPLPFGPDVRLEPGARPAIAEGGSVLVRTYGIRDALLLEREGREAVPLPFGAGLSLLVASPGGETIAARPEGGPLILWRRVAGPT, from the coding sequence ATGAGCCTGCCGCCCGGATCACGCCTCGGACCCTACGAGATCCTCTCCGCGATCGAAGCGGGGGGCATGGGATCGGTCTATCTCGGCCGGGACACCCGCCTGATGCGCGACGTGGCGGTGAAGGTGCTGCCTGTCGGGATGATGGAGGACCCGCGCGCCGTGGAGCGGTTCCTGCGCGAGGCGCGCGCGGCGGCCGCGCTGTCGCACCCGAACATCGTGGCGATCCACGACGTGGGGGACGCCCCGGTGAACGTCCAGGGCCCCTTCGGACCGCGGGAGGTGCGGCTGCGCTACCTCGTGGAGGAGTACGTCGACGGGGGCTCGCTCCGCCGCGTCCTGAAGGGGGGCGTTCGCCCCGATCTCCTCACGATCTCCGGCTGGGCCGTCGGGATCGTCCGCGCGCTCGTGGCCGCGCACGAGAAAGGGCTGATCCACCGGGACCTGAAGCCCGAGAACGTCCTCGTCGACTCCCAGGGGAACGCGAAGATCGCCGACTTCGGCCTCGTCCGCTGGATCTACCCGCAGACGGCCGCCCCGTCGCCGAAGGACGAGGCCAAGAACGGCCCGCCGACGCTGACGCACGCGGGGTTCGTCGTGGGGACGCTCGGGTACATGAGCCCCGAGCAGGTGCTCGGCGGGGCGATCGACGGCCGAAGCGACCTCTTCGGCCTCGGCATCCTCCTGTTCGAGCTGGTGACGGGGTCGTCGCCGTTCGCGCGCAGCAGCACCGACGCCGCCTTCGACGCCGTCCTCAACCACACCCCTTCGCCCCTCCAGTCTTTCGTCTCCAACGTGCCCGATCGCCTGGCGCGGATCGTGTCGTGGTGCCTCGAGAAGGACGCCGCGAAGCGCCCCGCCTCGGCGCGCGAGCTGCTGCCGCACCTCGAGAGGCTGCAGGCAGAGCTCGCCGGGAGCACGCGCGCCTCGTCGACCGGGCTGCCGCGGCTCACCGAGCCGCCGGGTCCACGGGGCGTTCCCCCTCTCCTCTGGCTCGCGACGGCGGCGGCCGTCCTGGTCGCGTTCGTCGCGGGGTTCGCCGCGGGGAGGGCACGTCCCGACAACCGGCCCTCTCCCTCCTCCGCCGCCGCCTGGACCGCCGTGCCGCTCTCCCTGACGGCCGAGCCGGCGATGGAGGTGACGCTCCTGCCGGGCGGCCGCCGCGCCCTCCTCGGAAGCGGCGAGCTCCTGGACGCGGACGCGGGGCGTCTGCGGAGACGTGCCCTCGGCGGAACGCTGGCCGGCCCCGTCGTGGGTGGCTCCGGTAGCGCGGTGATCGGGACGACGGAGGAGGGCATCGTGGAGGTGCCGCTCCCGGCGGGGACGCCCGTGAGGACGCTCGTCGCGGACGGCCTCGAGCCCTGCCTCTCGCCCGACGAGAGCCAGCTGGCGTTCGTCCGCCGCGACGGCAGCTCGAGCGAGCTGTGGGTGGCGCGGCGGGACGGCCACAGCCCGAGGCGCGTGGCCCGGGCCGACACGGCGTTCTGGGCCTGGCCGGTCTTCACCGCCGACGGCGCGAGCCTCCTCTTCTACGACGTGGAGAGGACCGGGCCGCGCGCCGGCACGGGGCTCCTCTTCTCGGTGCGCCTGGCCGAGGGAACGCCCCTCCCCTTCGGCCCCGACGTGCGCCTCGAGCCGGGCGCGCGCCCGGCGATCGCGGAGGGCGGGAGCGTCCTGGTGAGGACGTACGGAATCCGCGACGCGCTGCTCCTGGAGAGGGAAGGGCGCGAGGCGGTGCCGCTGCCGTTCGGGGCAGGGCTCTCGCTCCTCGTCGCCTCGCCCGGGGGAGAGACGATCGCGGCCCGCCCCGAGGGAGGGCCGCTGATCCTCTGGAGAAGAGTCGCCGGCCCTACTTGA
- a CDS encoding FKBP-type peptidyl-prolyl cis-trans isomerase: MQKSTTALVCALALAATAATAQQKQAPKAGAPKANAQAPAVAKAEAPAAAKKESKMVKTESGLGYEDVVVGTGPSPETGQICVMHYTGWLWVNEAKGTKFDSSVDRGSPFEFPIGRGRVIKGWDEGVSTMKVGGKRTLLIPPQLGYGDRGAGNVIPPGATLVFDVELLGVK, encoded by the coding sequence ATGCAGAAGTCCACGACGGCTCTCGTCTGCGCGCTCGCGCTGGCCGCCACCGCGGCGACCGCGCAGCAGAAGCAGGCCCCGAAAGCCGGAGCACCGAAGGCGAATGCCCAGGCCCCCGCCGTAGCGAAGGCCGAGGCCCCCGCCGCCGCGAAGAAGGAGTCGAAGATGGTGAAGACCGAAAGCGGGCTCGGTTACGAAGACGTCGTCGTCGGGACCGGTCCCTCCCCCGAGACGGGCCAGATCTGCGTCATGCACTACACGGGCTGGCTCTGGGTGAACGAGGCGAAGGGGACGAAGTTCGACAGCTCCGTCGACCGCGGCTCCCCGTTCGAGTTCCCCATCGGGCGCGGGCGGGTCATCAAGGGCTGGGACGAGGGCGTCTCCACGATGAAGGTGGGCGGCAAGCGCACGCTCCTCATCCCGCCCCAGCTCGGCTACGGCGACCGCGGAGCGGGCAACGTCATCCCGCCTGGTGCCACCCTCGTGTTCGACGTCGAGCTCCTGGGCGTCAAGTAG
- the fbp gene encoding class 1 fructose-bisphosphatase, translating to MTSTGTVGTRLHRHLFETERRYPQATGELSALLSQLALAGKRIARVLSRAGLAEVLGPSGHTNVQGEEQQKLDALANDIFLEAFAYGQLVPTVVTEEMDLPARLPENEAVAASAGKYVVFVDPLDGSSNLDINGAVGSIFSVRRIGGSGPIHSEAELLARISQEQVVAGYFVYGPATMLVYTAGPKAGVQGFTLDPGIGEFLLSHPDIRIPRRGTYYACNEGFISTWPEGPRRFVEALRTPDPGRGRPRSTRYSGALVVDVHRILLRGGIFLYPGTDGSPEGKLRLMYEAAPLAAVVEAAGGLAIDGRKRIVSIFPEENHQRTPLYIGSREDVEELEKTIASAPAA from the coding sequence GTGACCTCCACCGGAACCGTCGGGACCCGCCTCCACCGCCACCTCTTCGAGACCGAGCGGCGCTACCCGCAGGCGACCGGCGAGCTCTCCGCTCTCCTCTCCCAGCTCGCGCTCGCGGGCAAGCGGATCGCCCGCGTCCTCTCCCGCGCCGGCCTCGCGGAGGTCCTCGGGCCCTCGGGGCACACGAACGTCCAGGGCGAGGAGCAGCAGAAGCTCGACGCCCTCGCCAACGACATCTTCCTCGAGGCCTTCGCCTACGGGCAGCTCGTCCCGACCGTCGTCACCGAGGAGATGGACCTTCCCGCCCGCCTCCCCGAGAACGAGGCCGTCGCGGCCAGCGCGGGCAAGTACGTCGTCTTCGTCGACCCGCTCGACGGCTCCTCCAACCTCGACATCAACGGCGCCGTCGGGTCGATCTTCTCCGTGCGGCGCATCGGCGGCTCAGGCCCGATCCACTCCGAGGCCGAGCTCCTCGCGCGCATCTCGCAGGAGCAGGTCGTCGCGGGCTACTTCGTCTACGGCCCCGCCACGATGCTCGTCTACACCGCCGGGCCGAAGGCCGGCGTCCAGGGCTTCACCCTCGATCCGGGCATCGGCGAGTTCCTCCTCTCCCATCCCGACATCCGGATTCCCCGCCGCGGCACCTACTACGCCTGCAACGAGGGCTTCATCTCCACCTGGCCCGAGGGGCCGCGACGTTTCGTCGAGGCGCTGCGCACGCCCGATCCCGGGCGCGGCCGCCCGCGCTCCACGCGCTACTCGGGAGCCCTCGTCGTCGACGTCCACCGGATCCTCCTGCGCGGCGGCATCTTTCTCTACCCCGGCACCGACGGCTCGCCCGAGGGCAAGCTCCGGCTCATGTACGAAGCGGCGCCGCTGGCGGCCGTCGTCGAGGCGGCGGGCGGACTGGCGATCGACGGGCGCAAGCGGATCGTCTCCATCTTCCCCGAGGAGAACCACCAGCGGACCCCGCTCTACATCGGCAGCCGCGAGGACGTCGAGGAGCTGGAGAAGACGATCGCGTCCGCCCCCGCCGCCTGA
- the pgl gene encoding 6-phosphogluconolactonase, producing the protein MPRTQVTVFPSSAALAEGVAELFALRAAEAVEERGRFRVALAGGTTPLAAYRRLADSPWADLVPWGSVEVFFGDERCVGECDGDRNDAAAREALLFHVPIPPENVHPVASLAPDGAERYEALLRERLSAPAPAVPVLDLVLLGLGEDGHTASLFPGHPAAAETVRLVVRVDGAPKPPPSRVTFTLPLLNAARSVVFVVSGRGKREALARVLSGDLALPAACVDPPVGERLFFLDRAAAGED; encoded by the coding sequence ATGCCGAGAACGCAGGTCACGGTGTTCCCGTCCTCGGCCGCCCTCGCGGAGGGGGTCGCCGAGCTCTTCGCGCTGCGCGCCGCCGAAGCAGTGGAGGAACGCGGGCGCTTCCGCGTCGCCCTCGCCGGCGGCACCACGCCCCTCGCCGCCTACCGCCGCCTCGCGGACTCCCCGTGGGCCGACCTCGTCCCGTGGGGCTCGGTCGAGGTCTTCTTCGGCGACGAGCGCTGCGTCGGCGAGTGCGACGGCGACCGCAACGATGCCGCCGCCCGCGAGGCGCTCCTCTTCCACGTCCCGATCCCGCCCGAGAACGTCCACCCCGTTGCGTCGCTCGCGCCCGACGGGGCCGAGCGGTACGAGGCGCTCCTGCGCGAGCGCCTCTCGGCCCCCGCGCCCGCGGTCCCGGTCCTCGACCTCGTTCTCCTCGGCCTCGGCGAGGACGGCCACACCGCTTCCCTCTTCCCCGGCCACCCGGCGGCCGCCGAGACGGTGCGGCTCGTCGTGAGGGTGGACGGCGCGCCGAAGCCGCCCCCCTCGCGCGTCACGTTCACGCTGCCGCTCCTCAACGCGGCGCGGTCCGTCGTGTTCGTGGTGTCGGGCCGGGGCAAGCGCGAGGCGCTCGCCCGGGTCCTCTCCGGAGACCTCGCCCTTCCCGCCGCTTGCGTCGACCCGCCGGTTGGAGAGAGGCTCTTCTTCCTGGACCGCGCGGCCGCGGGGGAGGACTGA
- the zwf gene encoding glucose-6-phosphate dehydrogenase produces MQRPLWASTGTKNPAYSDLLYVENLVGPDTVNTLPEKTLEALLDHGRDLGDTVLEGVDEAHRTLDGLKELGFDVEPSARSSRARGSSPSRGPTTSSSASSRSGAAPPSSSRPARSRSGRSAPARSTERMSSTSPPAATIVIFGGSGDLARRKLVPALFELHCQGQLAPETAIVGFARSVDSDDAWRDDLRAALAEFGRTAHGDEEWGRFAARLFHFKGDLKQTQSFVDLKARLEALEGERGLPGNRLYYLAIPPSGIGDAAARLGEAGLVHAVEPSGPWSRLVVEKPFGHDLASARALNEKVRHAFRESQIFRIDHYLGKETTQNLLVFRLGNGIFEPLWNRRYVDHVQITVAETLGVEGRGKFYEESGIFRDIVENHMLQLLCLVAMEPPVAFEANVVRDEKVKVLRSVRPQTPEEILRDTVRGQYAPGSIDGQPVPGYRQEPHVAAASGRETYAAWKLQIENWRWAGVPFYLRAGKRLPKRVTEIAITFKTPPIALFRRAGVLGNEPNVLVLRIQPDEGIALRIGAKQPGPTMRVETVKMDFKYSEHFGEKTPDAYERLLLDALNGDPTLFARRDEVEAAWELVTAVLDVWRENPPRDLPNYEAGTWGPEAAMELLARDGRRWRRP; encoded by the coding sequence GTGCAGCGCCCGCTCTGGGCCTCCACCGGGACGAAGAACCCCGCCTACTCCGATCTCCTCTACGTCGAGAACCTCGTCGGCCCCGACACCGTGAACACCCTGCCGGAAAAGACCCTCGAGGCCCTCCTCGACCACGGCCGCGACCTGGGAGACACCGTCCTCGAAGGGGTCGACGAGGCGCACCGGACGCTCGACGGGCTCAAGGAGCTCGGCTTCGACGTCGAGCCCTCGGCGAGAAGCTCCAGGGCGAGGGGATCGTCTCCTTCGAGAGGTCCTACGACGAGCTCCTCGGCGTCGTCGAGGAGCGGCGCCGCGCCGCCCTCCTCGAGTCGGCCCGCACGGTCAAGATCCGGACGTAGTGCGCCGGCCCGTTCGACCGAGCGCATGAGCTCCACCTCTCCTCCCGCGGCGACGATCGTCATCTTCGGGGGGTCGGGCGACCTCGCGCGCCGCAAGCTCGTCCCGGCCCTCTTCGAGCTCCACTGCCAGGGGCAGCTCGCCCCGGAGACGGCGATCGTCGGCTTCGCCCGCTCGGTCGACTCCGACGACGCCTGGCGCGACGACCTGCGCGCCGCCCTCGCCGAGTTCGGCCGGACGGCCCACGGGGACGAAGAGTGGGGGAGATTCGCCGCGCGCCTCTTCCACTTCAAGGGCGACCTGAAGCAGACGCAGAGCTTCGTCGACCTGAAGGCCCGCCTCGAGGCGCTCGAGGGGGAGCGGGGTCTCCCGGGAAACCGGCTCTACTACCTCGCCATCCCGCCCTCGGGCATCGGCGACGCCGCCGCGCGACTCGGCGAGGCGGGGCTCGTCCACGCGGTGGAGCCCTCCGGCCCCTGGTCGCGTCTCGTCGTCGAGAAGCCGTTCGGGCACGACCTCGCTTCCGCCCGCGCCCTCAACGAGAAGGTCCGCCACGCGTTCCGCGAGAGCCAGATCTTTCGCATCGACCACTACCTCGGCAAGGAGACGACCCAGAACCTCCTCGTCTTCCGCCTCGGCAACGGCATCTTCGAGCCGCTCTGGAACCGGCGCTACGTCGACCACGTCCAGATCACCGTCGCCGAGACGCTCGGCGTCGAGGGGCGCGGGAAGTTCTACGAGGAGTCGGGGATCTTCCGCGACATCGTCGAGAACCACATGCTCCAGCTCCTCTGCCTCGTGGCGATGGAGCCGCCCGTCGCGTTCGAGGCGAACGTCGTCCGCGACGAGAAGGTCAAGGTCCTCCGCTCGGTGCGGCCGCAGACGCCCGAGGAGATCCTGCGCGACACGGTGCGCGGCCAGTACGCCCCGGGGTCGATCGACGGTCAGCCCGTCCCCGGCTACCGCCAGGAGCCCCACGTCGCCGCCGCCTCCGGCCGCGAGACGTACGCCGCGTGGAAGCTCCAGATCGAGAACTGGCGCTGGGCCGGCGTGCCGTTCTACCTCCGCGCGGGCAAGCGCCTGCCCAAGCGTGTCACCGAGATCGCCATCACCTTCAAGACGCCGCCCATCGCCCTCTTCCGCAGGGCGGGTGTCCTCGGAAACGAGCCGAACGTCCTCGTCCTGCGGATCCAGCCCGACGAGGGGATCGCCCTGCGCATCGGCGCCAAGCAGCCCGGCCCGACGATGCGCGTCGAGACGGTGAAGATGGACTTCAAGTACTCCGAGCACTTCGGCGAGAAGACCCCCGACGCCTACGAGCGGCTCCTCCTCGATGCGCTGAACGGCGACCCCACCCTCTTCGCGCGGCGCGACGAGGTGGAGGCGGCGTGGGAGCTCGTCACGGCCGTCCTCGACGTCTGGCGCGAGAACCCCCCGCGCGACCTCCCGAACTACGAGGCCGGGACCTGGGGGCCCGAGGCGGCCATGGAGCTCCTCGCCCGCGACGGCCGCCGCTGGCGGCGGCCCTAG